The Enterobacter asburiae sequence GAAGGGACCGCGGACACGGATCGCATCGACCTGCGCGATCTGCTCTCCGGCAGCGGCTATACCGGCACGGGCTCGGCGAGCTACGTGAACGGCGTGGCCACGCTGGACAGCAGCGCGGGCAATATCAGCGATTACATCCGCGTGGTGCAAAACGGCAGCAATACCGAGATCCAGGTTGACCTGGACGGTACCGGCGGTCAGTTCTCGCCAACCACCCTGGTGACCCTGAACGGCGTGCAGACGGATCTGGCAACGCTGCTGGCGAACCATCAGCTGTTAATTGCGTAAAACAACGCCGCGGGGAGCGATCCTCGCGGCCTTTTGCGTTTCTTTACATGAATAGCCTTAACCCTATATTTCACAAGATTATTTTGCGGGCTCGTTTAAAGAGTGTTCGAATTTTAATCACCCCGTAAAGGTATCATTTCAGGGCGAAATTATCGCCCTGGACAGGACGTAGCATTATGAAGACACATCCACAGTACGAACCCTGGCTGCAGGGCATGCTCATCATCGCGAAGCACTACCGGCTGGACTTTTCCGCGGAGCATGTTCGGGTCACGATTAACCATGAAAGCCAGTCTCCGCGCCAGCTGGTGCTGGAGGAAATGGCGCGCCAGCTTGGGCTGGGGATGCGTGTGGTGGCGGCCGAGGCGGTCTCTCTCGATCCATGGCGCCTGCCGCTTCTGGCGGAATTCACTGGCGGACAAATCGCGGTCATTAACCGCATGGACAACGATGGCAACGTCAGCCTGCAGTTCAGCGGGGACGGCGGGCTGGAGACGACGCTGACGCGTGACGAACTCGGGGCACGGTTAAAGGGGCTGATGGTGTTACGCCCCCTCGAATCCACGCCGGATGCCCGCGTGGACGACTACATCAAACCGTATGAGAAAAACTGGTTCTGGCAGCTGGCGCTGAAGGACTGGCGACGCTACAGCGACATTATGCTGGTGGCGCTGGTGGCTAACGTGCTGGCGCTCTCCGGCATGGTCTTCTCCATGCAGGTCTATGACAGGGTGGTACCGTCCCAGTCGGAAGCCACGCTGTGGGTGCTGTTTGGCGGCGTGATGATTGCCATCGTGTTCGAATTCATCATGCGCATGCTGCGGGTGCATATTTCTGACGTGGTGGGGAAGCGCGCCGACCTGCGCATCTCTGAACGCGTTTTTGCCCACGCGCTGCGGATTAAAAACGGCGCGCGCTCGAAATCAACCGGATCCTTTATCGCCCAGATCCGCGAGCTGGAGTCGGTGCGCGAGCTGATCACCTCGACCACCATTGCGGCGATTTCCGATCTGCCGTTTTTCCTGCTGTTCGTCTTTATTCTGTGGATGATTGGCGGCCCGCTGGTGCTGGTGGTTCTGCTCGCCGTGCCGCTGCTGCTCATCCCCGGCCTGCTGGTGCAGCGCCCGCTGGGGAAGCTCTCCAGCGAAGGGATGCGCGAATCCGCCATCCGTAACGCCACGCTGGTGGAGGCGGTGCAGGGCATTGAAGACATCAAGCTGATGCGCGCCGAGCAGCGTTTCCAGAACCAGTGGAACAACACCAACGACGTGGCCGCCAGCGTCGGCATGAAGCAGCGCTGGCTGACGGGCCTGCTGCTCACCTGGACGCAGGAGGTGCAGTCCATCGTCTATGCGGTGGTGCTGCTGGTGGGCTGCTACCTGGTCATCAGCGGCGACATGACCACCGGCGCGCTGGTCGGGACCTCGATTCTGGCGTCGCGCACTATCGCGCCGCTGTCGCAGATCTCAGGCGTGCTGTCGCGCTGGCAGTCGGCAAAAGTGGCCCGCAAGGGGCTGGACGACCTGATGCAGCGTCCGATTGACGATCCGCAGCACGGCAAAAAAGTGCACAAAGCCCACCTGCGCGGCGACTATGCACTTGAAGACGTCGGGTTCTATTACGACGAGGAAGAGAAACTTACCGTGCTCAACATCAGCAAGCTGCAGATCCGCGCCGGGGAGCGCGTGGCGGTGCTCGGGCGTAACGGCTCCGGCAAAAGCACGCTGCTGCAGCTTCTTGCGGGCATGCAGGAGCCGCAGCAGGGGAGCATTTTGCTGGACGATATTGCTCTCAATCACCTGGACCCGGCCGACCTGCGTCGCGACATGCAGCTGCTTAGCCAGCAGGCCCGGCTTTTCTTTGGCTCCGTGCGGGACAACATCCTGATGGGGAATCCGCTCGCCACCGACGATGAAATTCATCAGGCGCTGGTCAACAGCGGCGCGCTGGAGTTTGTGCGCAAGCAGAAAATGGGGCTGAACTATATCATCAACGAAGGCGGGGCTGGCCTGTCGGGCGGCCAGCGTCAGGCGCTGCTGCTGGCGCGCGCGCTGATCACTTCCCCTAATATCCTGCTGCTGGACGAGCCTACCGCCTGGCTGGACGAAATGAGCGAGAAGCAGTTTATACAACATCTTCACAAATGGCTGGGCAAGCGCCGGACGCTGGTGGTGGCAACCCATCGCCTGCCGATTCTGGACCTGGTCGACCGCATCATCGTGCTGGAAAACGGCAAAGTGGTGATGGACGGCCCGCGCGACGCGATCCTGCATCAGCACGGTATGGCGCCGCAGAAAGCAGCGCAGCGTACTGTTACCATGAAAACGGAGGGCGTGGCATGAACGATTTCTCCCGTTTTAACAGCCGTCTGAAAGAGCCTCGCCTGCCGCGATCGTCACTGGTGGCATGGTCGCTGTTCGCCCTGCTGGCGGTGTTTATCGCCTGGGCGAGCTTGTTCCAGCTGGATGAAGTCACGACCGGCAGCGGCAAGGTGATACCGTCTTCCCACGAGCAGGTGATTCAGTCCCTGGAAGGGGGGATTATTTACAGCCTGATGGTGCGCGAAGGTGACATTGTGGAACGCGGTCAGCAGCTGGCACAGCTTGACCGGACCAAAACCGAGTCCAGCGTGCTGGAGAGCGAGTCTCGTCTGAACGCGGCGCTGGCAACGGCTGCGCGTCTGAAGGCCGAAGTCAACGACACGGAGCTCGCGTTTCCCGAGGAGCTGGACGATGACGTTGAGCTGGTTAAACAGGAAACGGCGCTTTATCAGTCCCGTCGCGAGAGCCTTGAAAAAGGGCTGGCCGGCTTACGTCAGGGCGCCGAGCTGGTCCAGCGCGAGCTGTCGCTGACCCGTCCGCTGGTCACCCAGGGGGCGGCCAGCAAGGTTGAGGTGTTACGTCTTGAGCGTCAAAAAAATGAGCTTGAGAACAAAATTACCGAGATGAAAAACCAGTATTACGTCCGCGCCCGCGAAGAGCTGGCGAAAGCCAACGCGGAGATTGAAGCCCAGCGTTCGGTGATGAAAGGGCGTGAGGACTCCCTGACCCGGCTGACCTTCAACGCGCCGGTGCGCGGGATCGTGAAGGATATTGACGTTACGACCGTGGGCGGCGTTATCCCTCCGAACGGCAAGCTGATGAGCCTGGTGCCGCTGGACGACCAGATGGTGGTTGAGGCGAAAATCTCGCCGCGTGATGTTGCGTTTATCCACCCCGGCCAGAAAGCGCTGGTGAAAATTACGGCCTATGACTACTCCATTTACGGCGGGCTGGAGGGCGAGGTGACCATGATTTCACCGGACACGTTGCAGGACGAGGTGAAACGAGATGTCTACTACTACCGCGTCTACATCCGTACCGACAGTAACCATCTGACCAATAAGCAGGGCAAAGCCTTTCCGGTCTTTCCGGGCATGATTGCTACCGTTGATATCAAAACCGGCAGCAAAACTATCCTGGATTATCTGCTGAAACCGCTGAACAAGGCAAAAGAGGCGCTGCGCGAGAGATAAGGGTTGGCGTTCGGGATACCGAACGCCATCTGCATTATACCGTTGACGTTACGATGTTTGGGTGGCGTCGCTCCTTCGGCACCACGTTAATGTAATGTGTGACGTAGGCGAAATATAATCCGGCATAGTTTTCGACCAGTTCGAAAAACGCCGGATACACCGACAGGCGACCGTCACCGCGATCTTTCAGATAGCCTGCCTCTTGCGCCGATTTGATAATTCGGTTGACGTGGATCCGGGAGACAAAGAATTCTTTCGCGAGCGTGCTGGCGGAATATTCAATAACCGCGCCATGGGCAGATTTGTTTTTTATGGCCTGCAGGTAAAGATACAGCATAATCATGCGGCCTCCGTCCTTATCTATAAATAACCCTACCTCCGGTAAAACTTTTCTGAACGTTAATCCACGAAAGAGATACTCCGCCGCGCGGCGGAAGAAATTATTTCTCAACGTGTCATTATCGAGCAGGTTTACATCAATATTAAACGTCGGGTAAAGAGTGCTGACGGGCAAAAATGCACCGGACATATAGCGCTTGAGTTCATTCAATCCTTTTTCGGTTGGGGCAATTCTTGTTTTACGCCGATCTTCCGTACAGCGCCAGGTCCTGATGCGCCCCGTGGTTCGAAGTATAGTAATGATCGCAATTACGCTGTTGGGGCTGGCTATTTTATAGCGGGAACATAACTCTTTAATCTCTGAAACAGATTCGGCCTGATTGCCAAATATAAAGCAACACATGGAGAGGATAATGTTAAACCGTGATTCCTGAAGCATTGTCTTATAGAACAAAGGTTGTTTTTTGTAGATGACGTCATTGATTGTGTAGTGCTCTAATATTGCCTCACTAAATCGCGGGTTGCTCTTTATAACATCCCTTCGATGTAGCAAGGCCCTGGATGAGATGTGATTATCCATAGCATTTTTCTCGTATTTGATGAGCCGATAGATGAAGTATCCAGCCTTCTTTTTCGGAATTTTCATTATACCTGAGAAAAAGTGGCTTGCGGTCGTTATTTTAAAAGAAACATATATTTATATCGGTGCGTGGAAAAGGGTGATTAACGCAAAGATGTTCCGGTGCGTGGCGTTGATAACAGTATCTTAACCTGGAGGTGTATTGTAAAATTATTATACACACCGCTGTTGGTTTACATATTCATAATAATAATGGCGCTTTCGTGCCCAGGAGCAGGTTATGACCCATAAAGTTTCTCTCAGGAATGTCGCGAGCAATGAGCAAAGATTTGTCATTTCAACCTGCGGTTTTACGTTTCAGGGGTATCGCCTGCTGCTCAAAAAGTACGGAATAGAGGCTGCGCATATTCATTTTGATGGAGATGAGCTATCTCAACTGGACAAGGAAAATATCCTTATTCATCAGAATGCTCACATCGTAGTGTTCCTGGGAAAAGGTACGGTAACTCTGCTGGAGAGCCTGACGCGACTGGCTTCCGTACTCAATGCACTTCCTGTTATTCGTTGTGTAACCCTGTATGGTGATATACCCGACAGCTGGCTCTATCGAACTCTGGGTAGCCTTTTAAATAACAGCTATCAATTATCACTGATTCGTATAGCCAGCGTTTCTGATGTAATAACCTGCTTCCACACCCACAATAATGGGTTTAGAGACCGCTCGCGCTTATTACGCGATTACTATCTGGATTGCTCGCCGCGTGAAAACCTTAAATGGCTGACAAGAAGAGAGGTTGATGTTTTATTAAATTTCTATCGCGGCATGTCCATAAAAGATATGTGCGACAGACTGAGGCTTTCTAATAAAACGGTTTATACCCATCGTAAAGAAGGTTTGCAGAAATTACATTATATTAAACAATGGTTGAATGAACCGCACACATTCAAAGTGGAAAAGCGGATTAAAAGCCAAAGTCAAAGAGTGGACTTCACGGATAAAGAAGCGGAGGTTTTTAATGCGCTGGTAAAAAGGGAAATATTCCCCGCTTATCAAATTATTACCGATTGTGACAAAAAAGGAGTGGGGTTTGAGATACTCATTCGCTGGAATAAAAACGGAAAAATAGTCAAGCCCGCCCGTTTTTTGAATGATATCGATAATTATGAAGTATGGCTAAAAATTACGGCATTGGTGATTCATGCCGCCGTTTCCGGGATTAATAAATATAATGGTAAGTTCTATTTTTCAGTGAATATACCGCCTCGCCTGGCGTCCGGGAATGCACTGCCAGAGATGGCCAGGAAAGCCATCGGCATGCTGCTCAACCCCCAGTGGGCGGAAAAGCTGGTCTTTGAATTCGCGGAAGATATTGATGTTACGAAAGACAAAAATATCCCTGAAACCATGCGCCATCTGCGTAATACGGGGTGCAGACTGTTTCTTGACGACTGCTTCTCAAGCCATCACGCCATGTTCCCCGTCAGGCAGGTGCATTTTGATGGGCTAAAGCTGGACCGGGACATCGTCGATCATTTTGTGGCGAACGACAACGATTATAATCTGATTAAAGCGATACAGATTTACAGCGACATGACAGGAACGGCTTGCATTGCAGAGGGCGTTGACAGTGAAGAGAAATTTGAAAAATTAGTTGAGCTGGGTGTGAAAAACTTTCAGGGATATTATCTTTCGCGCGCCGTGAAAGAGGAGGAGTTAGACCGTATGGTGAGATTGTTCAGCTAAAAAATAAAGCCCCGAAGGGCCTTGATTATTTACGTCCCAGCAACAAGCCAAGCACAATACCGACGGCACCCGCTGCGATGAGACCGGTCAGCGGATTATTTCTGACCGCTTCAGTGACGTCAGAGACGGCATCGCTGGCCTGAGCCGCATATTTTTTCGCAGCGCCTTTTACCTGGTGTTTTGGTGAATCAACAAATTCACCGAACTGCTGCTGGGCTGAACCTGCAAGCTCATCAAATTTATTTTTTGCTTTGTCTTCAGCAAACTGGGTGTTTTTATCAGTACCGAAATCAGACATTTTTGCCTCCTTTTGTTGATAGTTAAAGGATAGCCTCTCTTTGAAAAGATGAGAGGCGTAACGCTAAATTTCGGAGGGGATTGACCTGTTTTCGGATATATCTACACGAGATGAGAGCGTTATTTTTCGTTCTCATCCTGGCCGTAATACAGTTTTCCAATCCGGATAAGCGGGCGGCCCTGAGACTTGCGGTGCAGGTTGCTGTCCCGAAGGGAATACACGCAGCCGCAATATTCCTGCTGGTAAAACTGTTCCCGCTTGCTGATCTCAATCATGCGTGATGAGCCGCCCTGTTTGCGCCAGTTGTAGTCCCAGTAGACCATCCCCGGATAGCGCGCTGCCGCACGTTGGCCGCAGTCGTTTATCTGCTGCATATTTTTCCAGCGGGAAATCCCCAGCGAACTGCTGATAACGCTAAAACCATTTTCTGCCGCATAAAGCGCTGTGCGCTCGAAACGCATATCGAAGCACATGGTGCAGCGAACGCCGCGCTCGGGTTCCCACTCCATGCCTTTCGCGCGTTCAAACCAGTTATCGGTGTCGTAATCGGCATCGACAAACGGCACGCCGTGTTTTTCCGCAAAACGGATATTCTCCTCCTTGCGGATGAGGTATTCCTTTTGCGGATGGATATTGGGGTTATAGAAGAAAATGGTGTAATCAATACCCGAGGCCTGAATGGCTTCCATTACTTCACCGGAGCAGGGGGCGCAGCAGGAGTGCAGCAGAAGTTTATCAGCGCCGTTGGGCAGGGTGAGTTGCGGGCGGACGAAAGGAGTCGTACTCATGTTGCTCTACAATATGTTAATGAAATTTATGGAATTGTAGCACACGTTATTAATCTATTCAGACTGTACTGATGAGCTGAGGGATCCTCATAAATAAACGCAAGCAGCGAACAATCCCCTCGCCCCTTTGGGGAGAGGGTTAGGGTGAGGGGAACATACGGCTCAGGTGGTCATTATTCGGCAAATTTGAGCAGCGCTTCGCCGTCAAGACGGTAGCGCACCCATTCGGACTGCGGCAGCGCGCCAATGCTCAGATAAAAATCGATGGCGGGCTGGTTCCAGTCCAGCACGCTCCATTCAAGGCGGCCACACTGCCGTTTTACCGCGAGCTGCGCGATATATTTCAGCAGCGCTCTGCCCGCGCCTTTACCGCGATAGTCCGGGGAAATATAGAGGTCTTCCATATAAATACCGTTGCGTCCAAGCCAGGTCGAATAGCTGGTGAAGAACACGGCATAGCCGGCGATCCTGCCGTCAAACTCAGCGATCAACGCCTCGGTTTTACTGCCCGCACCAAAGAGGGTTTCCCGGATCTCGTCCGGCGTGGTTACGACCTCTTCGGGCGCTTTTTCATATACCGCCAGCTCATAGATCATGGCGTAAATGGCCGCGGCATCTTCGGGACGGGCCTGACGAAGGGTTATGCTCATTGTTTTTCCTGTTTTTTTGCATGGTTCGCGATTGATGGCGTTAAGCATACGGAGTATTGTCCGAAGAATTAAGTGCAATGAAATCAACAAATGATGAATATTATGCATCCGGCTCTGAGACGTCTTGATTTAAACCTGCTGCCCGTTTTTGACGCCATTTACCGCCACCGTTCCGTTCGCCTCGCAGCCGACGAGCTGGCAATGAGCACCTCGGCGCTAAGTCATGCGCTGTCGCGTCTGCGCATGACCCTTAACGATCCGCTCTTTTTTCGGGAAGGGCATCGTATGTCCCCCAGCGTGTATGCTTCTCAGCTCGCGCCTTCCATTGCTTCCGCATTGTCATTTCTTAATCAGGAGCTTACCCCGCAGCCGGAGTTTGACGCGGCCAGCAGTACCGAAAGCGTACAAATTGGGATTACGGACTTTACCGCGCTGTGCATTTTTCCCGCCCTGATGCACAAGCTGCAGCTTGCTGCCCCGGGGCTGCGTTTTGAATTGCGCTATCTGCCGCACAGCCCGGCGCTGACGGAACTGCTGGCGGGTGAAGTGGATCTGGCACTCGGTTTCAGCACGCCGGATGATATCCGCCATCCGGAACTGGAGGAGATCGGCTGGTTTGAAGATGAGTATGTGGTCATCAGCAACGCGCGCCGGACGCGGCTGACGCTGGAGGATTATCTCGCTGCCCGACACCTGGTGGTGACGCCGTGGAATGAGAAGCAGGGCGTTCTGGATTTAAGGCTTGAGCAGCTGGGTTATACGCGGCACATTGCGATCAAAACGCCGTCGATGCTGAGCGCACCGTTTATCGTTGCGGAAAGCGACCTGCTGATGGCGATCCCTCGTTTTGCCGCTGAGAAGCTGACGACGGCAGCGGACCTGAGGATTTTTCCTTTACCGTTTTCGATACACACGTTTGAAGTGAAAATATACTCGCATAAACGCAGCGGCCAGCGGGGCGCGACCCGATGGCTTAAGGAGGAGCTGCAAACGCTGGCGCAGGCTGGCAGGGGACTGTAGGCCGGGCAAGCGCTGTGCCGCCCGGCAGAAATGGCGGTCAATAAGGGATAGTCACTTTAACGGCAGGTAGATATCCGTTTGCAGCGCATGTTCTGGCACCTCGTGAATAAAATTGAGGTAATGGAAAAACACCGGGGCATCGCGCAGCGTTTCGCCGCTGGCCGGTAGCCAGTCGCGAAACATTGCCCACACCGTGGCGGAAATGGTATCCAGCGAACCGGTGTGACGGCCAACAGCGTAACGTCCGCCGTCAATTTCACCACTGGAAACGCCAAATTCATTCTCTGGTATCGGTTCCGAGATACTGCCGCAGATATCGAAACGAAAGGCGTCTGCGGGTGTGGTTGCCGGGTCATCCCAGGCAATGCCAAACGTGCTGCTTTCGTGTACTGGCGATAGGCCCGTGCTTTTACGCCAGGCAATAAATTTCGCCGCGCTGTCATTAACCCGATCCGGGCTGCCACGGTGCTGCAGCATTGCCACCTGGGTCTGTGGGAAATCGACAATCTTAACTTCCATCGTTTTTTGCTCCTGAAAGGTCATTTTCGGTACGCGCTGGTGCCAGTTCAGCCAGTCCGGCTGCTGCCGAAACTGACGCGGGCTTTTTCCAAACGCGTTTCTGAAGGCGCGACTGAACGATTCAGGGCTCTGGAACCCGGCATCGAGCGCAATATCAATCACCTTATCCTGAGGATTAAACGCCAGTCGCCAGGAAGCATGACGCAGACGCAGCCACTGGATATAGCGATACAGAGGCTGACCGCTAAATGCCAGAAACTGTCGGTGAAAATGATAAGGCGAACAGCAGGCTAACGCGCTGAGCTTCTCCAGCGTAAGCGGTTCATCGAGATGGTTGGCGATATAGTCGCACACCATCGTGAAGCGCTCGCGGTAGGCCGTTTTGATTGCATCGTTCATTGCATCCTCCTGATGACCCACTTTGCCTCACCGAATGGACATAATCCTGACCGATCTTGCTGACTAGTTTCATCGTTGACAAAGTTTTTTCCTGTGAGGGCCATATTGTTCTGGCTTTAACCCGCGTCATTACGCAGGTGCGGGGAAGGAATCTGGGACACGAATGCCAGGTTGATCCCCTGGCATTACAATATTTTCGGCGCTATCAACGCTGAATGGACTGAGGGATGAAGTTAAATTTGTCCTCCGAAAAAGGTGGACTATTTGTCAGCGATCAGCCCTAACAACTTACAGTGCTCGTCAATTGCTTCCCATATCATGTCCTGCTCATCACCGTCCCATTCTTCAGCCATCGCAAGCTCTGAGCGGAACTGTTTGAGCCTGATATGGATAGCGGCTATCTCATTGCGACCACATTGCTTTGCCATTTTTATCAATAAGGATTCGGGCGTTTTTTCGTAGGGGGACAGCCCAGCGCGCGCTTTAATGTAGAGTGTTGTTAGTTTGTCCATAGAAGCTTAGGTCGTGAAGGTTCTATCAATCCAGTAACGGTTTGCGACTTTCTTTCGCCGGCTCTGGCTTGAGTTTTTCAACGGGAATACTGCACATGCTTTCAGCTATTATCCCAAAAAGAGAGCCTTTCGGGAAACTTTCCCATTGCCCCACATCCTGTGACACATGTATGACATCGCCTTCCGCGAACGGTTTGGAAAAATAGGTTCGCGCCATAATGGCACGCTCGTTTTTGTCGCAATTAATCACGTCGATTGCCCGGGAACTCGCTACGTAGACGGGAGGATTTTTTATGATGAGTTCCTGCTCGGCGTAGTTATTGATGAAATAAAAGCGGCGCAAGTGGTCGTTACCCTGATAAGTTGAAATCACCCGAAGATCGATATATGAAGTGACTTTTTGATCTTCAAGAATTTTTATGACGCCAGCCGGTGGCTTGGGCGTAGACTGCAGCAGGGGTTTACCTATCCCGGTACAACCTGTCAGCATAAGTAATACCAGCCATGTTAGCTTTTTCATTTCGCACCCCCTGCGGATAAATCAGGTCGTAATGTCGTCAGCATGTCAGGCGTTACATTCCCCTGAACGGTACAGAGCAATAATGTCCCGTCTTTACCTTTGCTGAGCATTAACAGCTTTTCGGTACTTTCTTTTGCCGGAGCAATACCTGACACCGCCTGCGCGTTGTCTTCCCAGTCACTGTTTGGGTTGATTTTAATCATCGTCTGAGAAACATAATCGTCTCCCGCCTTTTTCCAGGATAAACGATCGAGTTTGGACATTACTTCTTCCGGTGACTCTTTGAAAATTAGTCCCCAGTAATAGTACTTACCGTAATTGATTTCATCGAGATTGCTGGTTTGTATATAATATCCCGATACCGTCAGATTTAATTCATGCAGTGGTTGGGTAAACCAGACGTTGCGATTGCCGTCTTCAGGGGCTTTGAACCAGGCCTGCGAATGCTTGTTAAGCGTTAAGGGGGCTAAGCGGCTGAGTTTGGCTCGCTGATGATAAATCTCGCTGAAAAAGGTTGAGTCGCAACGGGTCAAACTTTGTGTCAACGTGCTGGCGTGAACTGCGGGTGAGGCTGCAGCCATACCCGCTATGAGCCCAATGGAGGAGATGAGTTTACGCATGTAATTTCCCTATAATAAAAAAGACCCTGTTTTTATCGGCTCATCAGGATGAGACTTTACGTTTTTTCTTTTACTACATTATCAAGCGTATTGAATGCCTAACCTACAGTCAGTTAATCCTGCTCATCGAGCGTCTAGCGATGGGTTATTGCCTTCGTTTAAAAACCTGCGAAGTTTTAGTATCCATGAAAGAAGTAGCGAATCTTCAGGCCGATAAACTTCAATACAGGCCAGACATAATGCTGAATTAAATATAAGACAGGTGGCACAACTAATGTCGCACCAGTTGCGCAGATTGCGTATGCCGCCGAATCCTTTGCAATTAATTCATAGTTTAGGTTAAGTGTTTCAAGATTAATTGCATTGGCTGTACTCGAACCTACAAATCCAGAACTAAAAACTACCAGGAACACATAAAGTGATGCTGTTATGAGTTTTAAAATTAGCCAAAAAAATTTCACGATGACCACCTGCTGATTGATGTCACCATTTAACACAAAAACGTCCTGCTTAGCTAGTTTATGGTTTGCGTTTTTCTGAATAGTATTCAGATCTTGACACATCCTCATTTTCCCTGACTGTCGCCGGGTATTTAATTCAGGCAGCAGAAAATCATTTTCAGATACCTCTTCGCTTTTTATCTAATATCACGAATAGGGCAGGGAGAATAAGAGTTGCGTACCGAAACTTTTAACATGTTAAGAAACCGGCTAATAACCATATAAAACTTAATGTTTACATAAAGTTGCTTTAAAAGATACAATACCCCCCTATAGTATCAGGAGGGCGTATGCCGCATTCACCCGAAGATAAAAAACGTATTCTTACTCGCGTTCGTCGCATTCGGGGCCAGGTTGATGCCCTTGAACGCGCGCTGGAGTCGGGCGACCCCTGTCTGGCCATCCTGCAGCAAATTGCCGCCGTGCGCGGCGCTGCCAATGGTCTGATGGGCGAAATGGTTGAAATTCATCTCAAAGACGAGCTGGTGACGGGAGACACAACGCCGGATCAGCGAGCCGTACGCATGGCGGAAGTCGGCCATTTGCTGCGCTCTTATCTAAAATAAACTCACACACTTCACAATAAGGGACGTCACTATGAAATCTCGCGCTGCTGTCGCATTTGGCCCCGGCCAGCCGCTGAAAATCGTCGAAATCGACGTAGCACCGCCGAAAAAAGGCGAAGTGCTGATCAAAATCACCCATACCGGCGTGTGCCATACCGATGCGTTTACCCTCTCCGGTGACGATCCGGAAGGCGTCTTCCCGGCGGTGCTGGGTCATGAAGGCGGCGGGATTGTGGTGGAAGTGGGCGAGGGCGTGACCAGCCTGAAGCCTGGCGATCACGTTATCCCGCTGTATACCGCGGAATGCGGCGAGTGTAAGTTTTGTAAATCCGGCAAAACTAACCTCTGCCAGGCCGTTCGCGCCACCCAGGGGAAAGGGCTGATGCCGGACGGCACCACCCGTTTCTCCTACAACGGTGAGCCAATCTATCACTACATGGGTACCAGTACCTTCAGCGAATACACCGTTTGCGCGGAGATCTCCCTGGCGAAGGTGAACCCTCAGGCGCCGCTGGATAAAGTCTGCCTGCTGGGCTGCGGCGTAACCACTGGCATTGGCGCGGTGCATAACACGGCAAAAGTCAAAGAGGGCGACACCGTGGCGGTTTTTGGTCTTGGCGGCATTGGTCTGGCGGTGATTCAGGGCGCAGTCCAGGCGAAGGCCGGTCGTATCATCGCGGTCGATACCAACCCGGAAAAATTCAAGCTGGCGGGCGAAATGGGCGCGACCGATTTTGTGAACCCGAAAGATCACGAGAAACCGATTCAGGAGGTCATCGTAGAGATGACCGACGGCGGCGTGGACTTCAGCTTCGAGTGTATCGGCAACGTGAACGTGAT is a genomic window containing:
- a CDS encoding epoxyqueuosine reductase QueH, whose product is MSTTPFVRPQLTLPNGADKLLLHSCCAPCSGEVMEAIQASGIDYTIFFYNPNIHPQKEYLIRKEENIRFAEKHGVPFVDADYDTDNWFERAKGMEWEPERGVRCTMCFDMRFERTALYAAENGFSVISSSLGISRWKNMQQINDCGQRAAARYPGMVYWDYNWRKQGGSSRMIEISKREQFYQQEYCGCVYSLRDSNLHRKSQGRPLIRIGKLYYGQDENEK
- a CDS encoding GNAT family N-acetyltransferase, with the translated sequence MSITLRQARPEDAAAIYAMIYELAVYEKAPEEVVTTPDEIRETLFGAGSKTEALIAEFDGRIAGYAVFFTSYSTWLGRNGIYMEDLYISPDYRGKGAGRALLKYIAQLAVKRQCGRLEWSVLDWNQPAIDFYLSIGALPQSEWVRYRLDGEALLKFAE
- a CDS encoding LysR family transcriptional regulator, producing the protein MMNIMHPALRRLDLNLLPVFDAIYRHRSVRLAADELAMSTSALSHALSRLRMTLNDPLFFREGHRMSPSVYASQLAPSIASALSFLNQELTPQPEFDAASSTESVQIGITDFTALCIFPALMHKLQLAAPGLRFELRYLPHSPALTELLAGEVDLALGFSTPDDIRHPELEEIGWFEDEYVVISNARRTRLTLEDYLAARHLVVTPWNEKQGVLDLRLEQLGYTRHIAIKTPSMLSAPFIVAESDLLMAIPRFAAEKLTTAADLRIFPLPFSIHTFEVKIYSHKRSGQRGATRWLKEELQTLAQAGRGL
- a CDS encoding AraC family transcriptional regulator — encoded protein: MNDAIKTAYRERFTMVCDYIANHLDEPLTLEKLSALACCSPYHFHRQFLAFSGQPLYRYIQWLRLRHASWRLAFNPQDKVIDIALDAGFQSPESFSRAFRNAFGKSPRQFRQQPDWLNWHQRVPKMTFQEQKTMEVKIVDFPQTQVAMLQHRGSPDRVNDSAAKFIAWRKSTGLSPVHESSTFGIAWDDPATTPADAFRFDICGSISEPIPENEFGVSSGEIDGGRYAVGRHTGSLDTISATVWAMFRDWLPASGETLRDAPVFFHYLNFIHEVPEHALQTDIYLPLK
- a CDS encoding metal/formaldehyde-sensitive transcriptional repressor, producing MPHSPEDKKRILTRVRRIRGQVDALERALESGDPCLAILQQIAAVRGAANGLMGEMVEIHLKDELVTGDTTPDQRAVRMAEVGHLLRSYLK
- a CDS encoding S-(hydroxymethyl)glutathione dehydrogenase/class III alcohol dehydrogenase yields the protein MKSRAAVAFGPGQPLKIVEIDVAPPKKGEVLIKITHTGVCHTDAFTLSGDDPEGVFPAVLGHEGGGIVVEVGEGVTSLKPGDHVIPLYTAECGECKFCKSGKTNLCQAVRATQGKGLMPDGTTRFSYNGEPIYHYMGTSTFSEYTVCAEISLAKVNPQAPLDKVCLLGCGVTTGIGAVHNTAKVKEGDTVAVFGLGGIGLAVIQGAVQAKAGRIIAVDTNPEKFKLAGEMGATDFVNPKDHEKPIQEVIVEMTDGGVDFSFECIGNVNVMRSALECCHKGWGESIIIGVAGAGQEIKTRPFQLVTGRVWRGSAFGGVKGRTQLPGMVEDAMVGKIQLDPFITHRLPLEQINDAFDLMHEGKSIRTVIHFGDK